AATTTATCAACTAACAGTAGAAGAAATTGCTCAAATTACTACTGAAAACTCCAAAGCAATTTTTGGAATATAAAACGTTTTTAATCTAAAAGTCATATTTTTTTTGTTCATTTGTTAATCGAAAAAAATCAATAAAATGACCAAATTTGACGCCATTAGACCTTTTTATGATACAGAAGTAAATGAAGCCATTCATTCGTGTATTAATAATCCAATGATGAAGGCAATTATGGCTTTTACATTTCCTGAGGTTGACGAACAAGTATGGAAAGAACAACTAAAAAGAACACATTCAATTAGAGATTTTCAGTGTAATTTTATTTATCAATCGGTTAAAAAAGTTCTCGAAAAATCATCTGAAGGATTAACTACTTCTGGATTCGAAAAATTAGAAAAAAACACAGCCTATCTTTTTATATCAAACCATCGAGATATCATTTTAGACACATCATTATTAAATGTGTGTTTGTTTGATCATGGTTTAGTAATGACCGCTTCAGCAATTGGAGATAATCTTGTTCAAAAAGATTTTTTGAAAACATTATCTCGATTGAATAGAAATTTTTTGGTTCAAAGAGGTTTATCTCCAAGAGAATTATTAGAAAGTTCAAAATTGATGTCGGAATACATAGGGCAATTGCTGCTAAGAGAAAACCGCTCCGTTTGGATAGCACAACGTGAAGGAAGAACCAAAGACGGAAATGACGCTACACATTCAGGAGTTTTAAAAATGCTTGCAATGGGTTCAGGTGAATACTCAATGATGGATTATTTTAAGAGAATTAAAATTGTTCCTGTTTCGATATCGTATGAATATGATCCAACTGATGCTTTGAAAATGCCACAATTAATGGCAGCAGCAAATGCTGAAAAATACATCAAAGAGAAGAATGAAGATTTCATTACTTTATTGAGTGGAATAATTGGTCAAAAAAAGAGAATTCATATTCATGTTGGAGATGTTTTGGAAAAAGAATTAGATGTAATTGAACAAGAATTTGACAATAACAATAAGCAAATACAAGCTTTAGCGCAAACAATAGATGACTCAATATTACAAAGTTATAAGTTGTGGCCAACCAATTATATTGCCTACGATTTGTTACATAAAACCAATACGTATTCAAATTGTTACACTGAAGCTGAAAAATCTTTATTTGAACGAAGATTAGAAATGCGTATTGATGAAAAAAATGCTCAAATGGTTGAAAGCTTTCTAGCCATGTATGCTAATCCGGTAGTCAATAAAATGAAATACGAGAATGCAATCTAAACCTAACATACTACTGATTTATACTGGTGGAACGATTGGTATGATGAAAGATTTTGAAACGGGTGCTTTGAAAGCATTTAATTTCAAAAAGTTGCTACAAAAAATACCAGAACTTAAACAATTGGATTGCAATATTGAAACAATATCTTTTAAAAACCCAATTGACTCTTCCAATATGAATCCAAACGAATGGATTAAATTAGTAGAAATAATAGAAGAAAATTATACAATCTATGATGGTTTTGTAATTCTTCACGGTTCAGATACAATGTCTTATTCGGCATCTGCATTGAGTTTCATGTTAGAAAATTTGAATAAACCAGTAGTTTTTACGGGTTCACAATTGCCAATTGGAGATTTGCGTACAGACGCCAAAGAAAATTTAATTACAGCCATTCAAATTGCTTCATCAAGACAAAAAGGTAAGCCAATTATTCAAGAAGTGTGTTTATATTTTGAATATAAATTATACAGAGGAAATAGAACAACCAAAATAAGTGCTGAACATTTTAATGCTTTTACATCGCCAAATTTTCCTCCTTTAGCCGAATCGGGTGTTCATCTGAATTTCAATTATATCGAACAGAAAAAGAATTCTAAAAAATTAATAGTTCACAAAAAGCTTGATGATAATGTGGTAATTGTTAAACTTTTTCCAGGTATCAGCGAAGCTGTTTTATCGTCAATTATTGAAACTCCAAATTTAAAAGCAATTGTATTAGAAACCTATGGTTCTGGTAATGCGCCAACCGAAAAGTGGTTTATAGATTTATTGAAAAAAGGAATTAAAAAAGGGTTGTGTTTTGTAAATGTTACACAATGTTCAGGTGGAAGCGTAAACATGGGACAATATGAAACGAGTACTCAATTAAAAAAAATCGGAATGATTTCAGGAAAAGACATTACAACTGAAGCTGCAATTACAAAATTAATGTACTTGCTAGGTCAAAATGTTGCTTCTTCTGTTTTCAAAACTATTTTCGAAACATCGTTAAGAGGCGAAATGCAATAAGAAAGGATTCTCTTTTTTTCTTCAAAAAAAATATGGTTCTTTGCAACACAAAAAGAGAGGTGTCCGAGTGGTTGAAGGAGCAAGCCTGGAAAGTTTGTATGTGGGCAACTGCATCGTGGGTTCGAATCCCATCCTCTCTGCAAATCATTCATTTTTAAAATGTTATGAAAAAAATAATCTTCATTTTTTCTTTATTTATCGTTGTAACAAGTGTTGCTCAGGTTAAGGATTCAACACAAGTAGAAAGAGATTTTGATGCTGTTGATTCATTATATCGTGAAGATCAATTTTATTTTAGTGTTTCCTATTGTTTGATGCAAAATAAACCTGATGGTTTCAAACAAAGCAAATTTTCTCCAGGTATTTCTTTGGGTTTTTTGAGAGATATGCCAATTAATAAAAACAGAACTTTAGCTTTTGCGGTAGGAATTGGGTATACTTTCAGTTCTTATAATCAAAACATTGCAATTACTCCAAATGGGGATAATTATGATTATCAAATAATTCCAAGTGATATAACTTTTTCTAAAGATAAGTTTCTGTTTCACACTATTGATTTGCCTATTGAGTTTAGATGGCGCAATTCAACACCAGAAAGTATTAAATTTTGGCGCGTTTACACTGGTTTCAAACTAAGTTATTTGTTTTATGATGAATATAAATTAGAAACTTCGTCTGGAAACTTGAAAATTTCAAATAATAAAGATTTGAATCCTTTGCAGTATGGAGTTTATCTTTCAGCGGGTTGGAATACTGTAAACATTTATGCCTATTATGGCTTGAATTCTTTTTTTAAATCGGATACAAAAATTGAAGGTAAATCTCTTGATGTAAATAGTCTAAAATTTGGTTTGATGTTTTACATCTTATAACCAAAGGTACAATAACCCAATTTGAGGCAAAGCGCCAACTAAAAAACCAATAAGCAATTCTTTATGTGTATGTGCTTTCATTTCCAATCGAGATGAAGCAATAAAGCCATTCATAACCATCATAAAAACAATAGTGTTTATGATATTTACTTCGTTGTGATAGCTTAAACCTATTACAAAAACAGTTAATGCACTTGAACCAATTAAATGGATGCTTGATTTTGTTTTTATAAAAAGCAGAAGAAAAGCAATTACAGAACTGATTATTCCAGCTAAGAAAAAATAATGTAGCTCAGGAAATCTATCTAAAGTAATTGATTTTGTAACTAAAACGGAAAACAGCATTGTTTGCAACAACAAAGGAATTTTTCGTTGAGAAATATCTGAAAGCATGATGTTATCTATTTTCCCAAATGTTCTTAGTAAGAAAAAAAAAGCAACAGGAAGAAATAAAGTAATGATGACAATTTGCAATAGCAAAACGACTAATTGCGAAAAAGAAAAATAACTTTCATCAAGGACAATATAAAATAATGTTCCTATCAAAGGAATAAAAACAGGATGAAACAGATACGAAAAAAAGGGAAGTATTTTTTTCAAAAGAAAGTTGATTTTAAATTTTCTTTCTCATTCGAGCAACTGGAATATCGAGTAAATCTCTGTATTTTGCAATTGTTCTTCGCGCAATTGGATAACCTTTTTCTTTTAAAATTTCAGCCAATTGATCATCAGGTAAAGGTTTGCTTTTGTCTTCTTCTTCAATAACAGTTTGAAGAATTTTTTTGATTTCTAAGGTTGACACATCTTCACCTTGGTCATTTTTCATTGATTCAGAAAAATAATCTTTAATCAATTTTGTCCCATAAGGTGTATCAACATATTTACTATTGGCAACACGTGAAACTGTAGAAATATCTAAACCAACTAAATCGGCAATATCTTTTAAAATCATTGGTTTCAGACTCGTTTCTTCTCCATCAAGAAAATATTCTTGTTGAAAATGCATAATGGCATTCATTGTCACATATAAAGTTTCTTGACGTTGTCGAATCGCATCAATAAACCATTTTGCAGAGTCTAATTTTTGCTTGATAAATTGAACCGCGTCTTTTTGCGAATTCGATTTATCTCTAGAATCTTTATAGGTTTGCATCATTTCCTGATAATCTTTAGAAACGTGCAATGATGGAGCATTTCTTCCGTTTAGGGTTAATTCTAATTCACCATCAACGATTCTAATGGTAAAATCGGGAACGATTTGTTCTACCATTCTAGTATTACTTCCAAAAGAACCGCCTGGTTTTGGATTTAGTTTTTCAATTTCATCAATTGCCTTTCTAAGTTGATCTTGTGAAATTTCATATTTCTGCAATAATTTTTCGTAATGCTTTTTGGTGAAAGGCTCAAATTGATTTTCTAAAATATCTATTGCTAAATCAACATATTCAGTAGGCGTTTTGTGTTTTAATTGTAACAAAAGACATTCTTGTAAATCTCTTGCACCAACACCAGCTGGATCTAAATCTTGAATAATGTGAAGAATTTTTTCTACCGTCTTTTCGTCAGTATAAATTCCTTGCGTAAATGCCAAATCATCAACAACATCTGAAATAGTTCTTCTTAAATAACCATCATCATCAATGCTTCCAACTAAAAATTCAGCAATTTCTCTTTCGTTATCGGGTAAAATAAAAGTATTTAATTGATTGATTAAATCTTGGTGAAAACTAACTTGCGCAGCCAATGGTGAACTTCTTTCTTCATCGTCATCACTATAGTTGTTGGCTTGTAGTTTATAATCAGGTGTTTCATCATCGCTTAAATACTCATCAATATTGATTTCGTCTGCTTCGATGGTTTCGTTTCCGTCAAACTCATCTTGAGCATCAAACTCATCAGCTTCATAAATTTCTTCAGTATCACTTCCGCTTTCTAATGCAGGATTTTCAATTAATTCCTCTTTCAATCTTTGTTCAAATGCTTGCGTAGGCAATTGAATCAACTTCATCAACTGAATTTGTTGAGGAGATAATTTTTGTGATAATTTTAAATTTAAAAACTGCTTTAACATATGTTTTTATTAAAATTCTGCGTTTTGTGGGGTTCTTGGGAAAGGAATTACATCTCTAATGTTAGTCATTCCAGTCACAAAAAGAACTAATCGTTCAAAACCTAATCCAAAACCAGAATGAACTGCCGAACCAAATCTTCTTGTGTCTAAATACCACCAAAGTTCTTCTTCATCGATACCTAATTTCTTCATTTTTTCTACCAAAACATCGTATCGTTCTTCTCTTTGCGAACCTCCAACAATTTCTCCAATTCCTGGGAAAAGTATATCCATTGCACGAACGGTTTCTTTTTCTGGCTCGGTGTTATCGTTTAAACGCATATAGAATGCTTTGATATTGGCTGGATAATCGAACAAAATTACAGGACATTTAAAATGTTTTTCAACCAAAAAACGTTCGTGTTCACTTTGTAAATCGGCACCCCAATCTTCAATTAAATATTGGAATTTTTTCTTTTTATTAGGTGTTGAATTTCTTAAAATATCAATTGCTTCAGTATATGAAACGCGTTTGAAATTGTTCTCTATTACAAAGTTAAGCTTTTCTAACAAACTCATTTCGCTTCTTTCCGCTTGTGGTTTTGATTTTTCTTCGTCGGCTAGGCGAGTTTCTAAAAATTTTAAATCATCTCCGCATTTATCCATTGTATATTGAATCACAAACTTGATAAAATCTTCCGCCAAATCCATGTTAGCATCCAAATCATTAAATGCAACTTCGGGTTCAATCATCCAAAATTCAGCTAAATGACGTGAAGTATTCGAATTTTCTGCACGGAAAGTTGGTCCAAAAGTATAGACTTGACCTAATGCCATAGCAAAAGTTTCCGCTTCTAATTGCCCAGAAACTGTTAAGTTGGTATGTTTTCCGAAGAAATCTTTTTTGTAATCGATATTTCCTTCTTCATTTTTTGGCAAATTATCCAATGGCAATGAAGTTACTTGAAACATTTCGCCTGCACCTTCAGCATCTGCACCAGTAATTACAGGTGTATTTACATAAACAAAACCTCTTTCTTGAAAATATGTGTGAACAGCATGAGCTAAAACCGAACGAACACGCATAATTGCTCCAAAAGCATTTGTTCTAACACGTAAATGTGCATTTTCTCTCAGAAATTCTAATGAATGTTTCTTTGGTTGCATTGGAAATTTTTCAGCATCACAATCGCCAAGAATTTCAAGCTGCGTTACTTGAATTTCATATTTTTGTCCTGCACCTTTGCTTTCCACCAAATTTCCTGTGATAGAAAGAGCAGTTCCGGTATTTATTCTTTTTAAAGTTTCCTCAGCAGTGTTTTCAAAGTCAACAACACATTGAAGATTATGTAGCGTTGAACCATCGTTCAAAGCAATAAATTGATTGTTTCTAAAAGTTCTAACCCAACCTTTTACAGTAACTTCATAGTCTTTTCGTGAGTCGTTTAGTAAGTCTTTAACTTTTGAATGCTTCATTTTTATCTAAAATTTTGTAATGCAAATATAATTTAAATCGTAATTAATTGGAAGTGTTTTCTTCGCTGTCTTCGTGTTCCAAAATATCAATTTTTGGTTGAATAAATTCTTGTTCGTTCGCCAATCTTTTGTTTAATGTTAAAACCAAACATGGCAATAGCATCAGGTTTGATAACATTCCAAAAAGCAAGGTTACAGCAATCAAACCACCAAGAGCAACCGTTCCACCAAAACTTGATAACATAAAGATTGAAAATCCAGAAAACAGAACTACTGAAGTATAAAACATACTCATTCCTGATTCTTTTAATGTGGCAAAAACTGACTTTTTAATTTTCCAATTGTGTTTGGTTAATTCTTGACGGTATTGTGCCAAGAAATGGATAGTATCATCAACTGAAAGTCCAAAGGCAATACTAAAAATTAGTATCGTTGATGGTTTTAAAGGTATGCCGAAATAACCCATTAATCCTGCAGTTATTATCAATGGTAATAAGTTTGGAATTAAAGAAACGACAACCATTTTGAATGAGCGAAACATAAAAATCATTAATAATGAAATTAATAAAACCGCAAATAATAGCGAAGTTACTAAGTTGTTTAATAAGTATTTAGTTCCTTTTTCAAAAACCAACGCTTTTCCAGTTAGACTAACTTTGTATTGATCTGGAGGGAAAATTTCGTTTATTTTTTTCCAAAGTTCGTCTTCTACTTTAGACATGTTTCCAGTATCGATATCTTTCATAAAAGTAGTAATACGCGCAATTTGACCATCAGAACTAACATAGCTTTTCATAATGTCTTTGTCGGTATTTTTACTAGCATTTTTTGCATAACTCAACACAAAACTTTTTTCTTGAGCGGTTGGCAATTCATAATATTCTGGATTTCCATTATAAAATGCTTGTTTAGAATATTTAACCAAACTGACAATTGAAATAGGTTTAGAAAGTTCAGGAATTTTGATAATTGTTTTTTCTAATTCATCAATTTTTCTAAGTGTTGATGATTTCATGACACCTTTTTTTCGCTTGGTGTCAATAGTTATTTCTAAAGGCATTACACCATTAAATTCTTTTTCAAAAAACTGAATGTCTTTAAAAAAAGGTGCTTTTTTAGGCATGTCTTCGGTTAAACTTCCCGAAGTTTTTATTTGTAATGCACCAATAAAACTAATTACAAATAAAGAAACAGCAACAATATAAACTTTGGTTCGGTTGTATCTAACATTTTTTGAAATCCAATTCATGAATTTTTGAGTGTATTCTCTATTCAAATGTTCCAAATGTTTTGCTTTTGGAACTGGTTGATAACTATAGTAAATCGGAATTAAAATAAGGCATAAGAAGAACAAGGCAACAATATTTATTGAAGCAATAAGTCCAAATTCTTTTAATAGTTGACTATTTGTAATCATGAACGTTCCAAAACCAGCTGCTGTTGTCAAATTAGTCAACAAAGTAGCAGTTCCAACTTTAGTAATCACACGTTGTAAAGCACGAGCTTTATTGCCATGTGTAGCATATTCTTGCTGGTATTTATTAGTTAGAAAAATACAATTCGGAATTCCGATGACTATTACTAATGACGGAATTAAACCTGTTAGTATAGTGATTTCATAATTGAATAAACCAATGAATCCAAAAGTCCACATTACACCAATAACAACAATTAATACCGAAATTAAAGTAGCTCGATGCGAACGGAAAAATAAGTAGAAAATTAATGATGTTATGAAAAGCGCTGCGCCAATAAACAAGCTTATTTCATTCAAAATATTTTTAGCATTGAGCGTTCTAATGTACGGCATTCCGGAAACTTTTAAATCAATGTTGTTTTCCTTTTTAAAAGCTTCAATTTTTGGAATAAATGTATTAAGAATGAAATCTTTTCTTTGTGGAGTATTTACAATTTTTTTGTCTAAATAAAGAGCTGAACGAATGGTTCCACTTTTGTTGTATAACAACCCGTCATAGAAAGGAGTTTTTGTGAAAAGTTCTTTTTTTACAGCTTGTAAATATTTTTCATCTTTTGACTTTTTTTGGTCAATAAACGGAACCAATTCAAAAGTTTGTAAACTATCATTTTTTTGAAGTCTTTTGATATTATCTACAGAAACAATTAAGTCGATTTCAGATTGTTTGTTTAAATCAGACATCAATTTTGTCCAATTTTCGAAAACTTTTGGAGTAAATAATTTTTCGTCTTTTGAGCCTATGACAATTAAATTTCCTTCTTCACCAAATTCTTTTAAGAAAGCATTGTATTCTAAATTTACTTCATGGTCATCGGGTAAAAGATTGGCTTCAGTATAAGTAAAATGGATGTTTTTCCATTGAAGTGCTAAAAAAATGGTAAAAACAGCAATTATTGCGAGTATAGTTATTCTTCTTCTAAGTACAATTCCTGCGATAAATTCCCAAAAACCTACTTTTATTTTCTTTTTCATGATAATTTTAAAACGGTTGCAAAGGTAATGAAAACAAGATAATAAGCATTGTTTTTGGGATAGTTTTACTTAATGTTAATAGATGTTAATGTATTTTAATGAAGTTATTTATTTTTAAAAAAAAGCTTTACATTTGAAATCAAACCAGAAAAACCAATAAATTTTATGATTGGCTCTATTGTAATAACTATTTGTGCACTTTTATTGTTGGCATATTTCTTTGATTTAACATCATCAAGGACAAAAATTCCCTCAATAATATTGCTACTGGTTTTAGGCTGGTTTGTAAAACAAATAACTGAAATTCTTCATATTAATATTCCAAGCCTTGAAGTTGCTTTACCAGTTTTAGGCAATCTTGGATTGATACTTATCGTTTTAGAAGGTTCACTAGAGTTAGAATTAAAAAAAGAAAACTATCCAATAATTGCAAAATCGGCTATCATTGCATTATTACCAATGGTCGTTATGAGTTTTGGGATAGCGTACGCATTTTATTATTTTGACCCATTGTTATCGTATAAATCTGCATTAGCTAATGCAATTCCGTTAGGAGTAATTAGTAGTTCTGTTGCAATTTCGAGTGTAAAAAACTTAAATCCAACCAACAAAGAAATTATTACTTACGAAAGTAGTATGTCTGATGTTTTAGGTGTGATTTTCTTTAATTTTGTGACTTTAAATCCCACAATTGAAGCATCAACATTTGGGTACTTTTTTCTTGATTTGGTAATAATTTTAGTTGTGTCATTTGTTGCTACCATTGGATTGGCTTTCTTATTAAGCAAAATAAAACATCATGTAAAATTTGCGCCAATCATCATTTTATTGATTATGATTTACTTCATTTCAAAATTATATCATCTACCTGCATTGGTATTTATACTTTTATTTGGTTTGTTGATTGGAAATTTAGATGAAATGAAAAATTTGAAATTTGTTCAACGATTTCATCCAGAAATTTTAAATAAAGAAGTTCAAAAATTTAAAGAGTTGAATATCGAGTTTACTTTTCTAATTAGAACATTGTTTTTTATTCTTTTTGGTTATTTAATCAAAACTTCAGAAGTATTGAATACTGATACTATTCTTTGGGCAATTGGTATTACGGCTTTTATTTTCATACTTAGAGCAATTTTCTTGAAAGTGGTTCGATTACCATTAAAGCCTTTATTTTTTATTGCTCCTAGAGGTTTAATTACGATACTTTTATTTCTAACCATACCATTGACTCAAAGAAGTCAGTTTATGAATAATTCTTTAATTATACAGGTAATTTTGTTAACTGTAATAGTAATGATGGTTGGTTTGATGTTCAACAAAAAGGAAAAATTAGAATCCTAAATCAAGAATAAAACTTAGTTTTAATGCTAAATTGTCTTCAAATCTGCTAAGTTGATTTGGACCGTAACGATAAAATCCGGATAGTCCAAACCCTTTAAAAATTTTATTTAATTCAATTCCCGATTCAAAAAAACCATTATCTAAAGTTTTGAATTCGATTCCAACATGCTTTTCTGGGTTTTCTAAATTTCCCCAAGCCATTCGGGTAACCATAACTAATTCGGGTTTAACTTTTTTGAAAAGTTCAATACGTTTAAATCCATGTTTTAATTGTAAAAAAACATATTGATTCGAAAAGAACTCATTGAAAAACATGGTTTCAAAACTGTTTTTTCCAGCAATAGT
The window above is part of the Flavobacterium sp. PMTSA4 genome. Proteins encoded here:
- a CDS encoding 1-acyl-sn-glycerol-3-phosphate acyltransferase, whose translation is MTKFDAIRPFYDTEVNEAIHSCINNPMMKAIMAFTFPEVDEQVWKEQLKRTHSIRDFQCNFIYQSVKKVLEKSSEGLTTSGFEKLEKNTAYLFISNHRDIILDTSLLNVCLFDHGLVMTASAIGDNLVQKDFLKTLSRLNRNFLVQRGLSPRELLESSKLMSEYIGQLLLRENRSVWIAQREGRTKDGNDATHSGVLKMLAMGSGEYSMMDYFKRIKIVPVSISYEYDPTDALKMPQLMAAANAEKYIKEKNEDFITLLSGIIGQKKRIHIHVGDVLEKELDVIEQEFDNNNKQIQALAQTIDDSILQSYKLWPTNYIAYDLLHKTNTYSNCYTEAEKSLFERRLEMRIDEKNAQMVESFLAMYANPVVNKMKYENAI
- a CDS encoding asparaginase translates to MQSKPNILLIYTGGTIGMMKDFETGALKAFNFKKLLQKIPELKQLDCNIETISFKNPIDSSNMNPNEWIKLVEIIEENYTIYDGFVILHGSDTMSYSASALSFMLENLNKPVVFTGSQLPIGDLRTDAKENLITAIQIASSRQKGKPIIQEVCLYFEYKLYRGNRTTKISAEHFNAFTSPNFPPLAESGVHLNFNYIEQKKNSKKLIVHKKLDDNVVIVKLFPGISEAVLSSIIETPNLKAIVLETYGSGNAPTEKWFIDLLKKGIKKGLCFVNVTQCSGGSVNMGQYETSTQLKKIGMISGKDITTEAAITKLMYLLGQNVASSVFKTIFETSLRGEMQ
- a CDS encoding porin family protein — its product is MKKIIFIFSLFIVVTSVAQVKDSTQVERDFDAVDSLYREDQFYFSVSYCLMQNKPDGFKQSKFSPGISLGFLRDMPINKNRTLAFAVGIGYTFSSYNQNIAITPNGDNYDYQIIPSDITFSKDKFLFHTIDLPIEFRWRNSTPESIKFWRVYTGFKLSYLFYDEYKLETSSGNLKISNNKDLNPLQYGVYLSAGWNTVNIYAYYGLNSFFKSDTKIEGKSLDVNSLKFGLMFYIL
- the rpoN gene encoding RNA polymerase factor sigma-54, translated to MLKQFLNLKLSQKLSPQQIQLMKLIQLPTQAFEQRLKEELIENPALESGSDTEEIYEADEFDAQDEFDGNETIEADEINIDEYLSDDETPDYKLQANNYSDDDEERSSPLAAQVSFHQDLINQLNTFILPDNEREIAEFLVGSIDDDGYLRRTISDVVDDLAFTQGIYTDEKTVEKILHIIQDLDPAGVGARDLQECLLLQLKHKTPTEYVDLAIDILENQFEPFTKKHYEKLLQKYEISQDQLRKAIDEIEKLNPKPGGSFGSNTRMVEQIVPDFTIRIVDGELELTLNGRNAPSLHVSKDYQEMMQTYKDSRDKSNSQKDAVQFIKQKLDSAKWFIDAIRQRQETLYVTMNAIMHFQQEYFLDGEETSLKPMILKDIADLVGLDISTVSRVANSKYVDTPYGTKLIKDYFSESMKNDQGEDVSTLEIKKILQTVIEEEDKSKPLPDDQLAEILKEKGYPIARRTIAKYRDLLDIPVARMRKKI
- the asnS gene encoding asparagine--tRNA ligase, which codes for MKHSKVKDLLNDSRKDYEVTVKGWVRTFRNNQFIALNDGSTLHNLQCVVDFENTAEETLKRINTGTALSITGNLVESKGAGQKYEIQVTQLEILGDCDAEKFPMQPKKHSLEFLRENAHLRVRTNAFGAIMRVRSVLAHAVHTYFQERGFVYVNTPVITGADAEGAGEMFQVTSLPLDNLPKNEEGNIDYKKDFFGKHTNLTVSGQLEAETFAMALGQVYTFGPTFRAENSNTSRHLAEFWMIEPEVAFNDLDANMDLAEDFIKFVIQYTMDKCGDDLKFLETRLADEEKSKPQAERSEMSLLEKLNFVIENNFKRVSYTEAIDILRNSTPNKKKKFQYLIEDWGADLQSEHERFLVEKHFKCPVILFDYPANIKAFYMRLNDNTEPEKETVRAMDILFPGIGEIVGGSQREERYDVLVEKMKKLGIDEEELWWYLDTRRFGSAVHSGFGLGFERLVLFVTGMTNIRDVIPFPRTPQNAEF
- a CDS encoding efflux RND transporter permease subunit, with the protein product MKKKIKVGFWEFIAGIVLRRRITILAIIAVFTIFLALQWKNIHFTYTEANLLPDDHEVNLEYNAFLKEFGEEGNLIVIGSKDEKLFTPKVFENWTKLMSDLNKQSEIDLIVSVDNIKRLQKNDSLQTFELVPFIDQKKSKDEKYLQAVKKELFTKTPFYDGLLYNKSGTIRSALYLDKKIVNTPQRKDFILNTFIPKIEAFKKENNIDLKVSGMPYIRTLNAKNILNEISLFIGAALFITSLIFYLFFRSHRATLISVLIVVIGVMWTFGFIGLFNYEITILTGLIPSLVIVIGIPNCIFLTNKYQQEYATHGNKARALQRVITKVGTATLLTNLTTAAGFGTFMITNSQLLKEFGLIASINIVALFFLCLILIPIYYSYQPVPKAKHLEHLNREYTQKFMNWISKNVRYNRTKVYIVAVSLFVISFIGALQIKTSGSLTEDMPKKAPFFKDIQFFEKEFNGVMPLEITIDTKRKKGVMKSSTLRKIDELEKTIIKIPELSKPISIVSLVKYSKQAFYNGNPEYYELPTAQEKSFVLSYAKNASKNTDKDIMKSYVSSDGQIARITTFMKDIDTGNMSKVEDELWKKINEIFPPDQYKVSLTGKALVFEKGTKYLLNNLVTSLLFAVLLISLLMIFMFRSFKMVVVSLIPNLLPLIITAGLMGYFGIPLKPSTILIFSIAFGLSVDDTIHFLAQYRQELTKHNWKIKKSVFATLKESGMSMFYTSVVLFSGFSIFMLSSFGGTVALGGLIAVTLLFGMLSNLMLLPCLVLTLNKRLANEQEFIQPKIDILEHEDSEENTSN
- a CDS encoding cation:proton antiporter domain-containing protein, which translates into the protein MIGSIVITICALLLLAYFFDLTSSRTKIPSIILLLVLGWFVKQITEILHINIPSLEVALPVLGNLGLILIVLEGSLELELKKENYPIIAKSAIIALLPMVVMSFGIAYAFYYFDPLLSYKSALANAIPLGVISSSVAISSVKNLNPTNKEIITYESSMSDVLGVIFFNFVTLNPTIEASTFGYFFLDLVIILVVSFVATIGLAFLLSKIKHHVKFAPIIILLIMIYFISKLYHLPALVFILLFGLLIGNLDEMKNLKFVQRFHPEILNKEVQKFKELNIEFTFLIRTLFFILFGYLIKTSEVLNTDTILWAIGITAFIFILRAIFLKVVRLPLKPLFFIAPRGLITILLFLTIPLTQRSQFMNNSLIIQVILLTVIVMMVGLMFNKKEKLES